The Diceros bicornis minor isolate mBicDic1 chromosome 18, mDicBic1.mat.cur, whole genome shotgun sequence sequence tgagctgacgtctattgccaatcctcctcctttttttttttctccccaaagccccagtagatagttgtatgtcatagttggacatccttctagttgccgtatgtgggacgcggcctcagcatggctggagaagtggtgcgttggtgcgcggccaggatccgaacctgggccgccagtagcggagcacgtgcacttaaccactaagccacggggccagcccaggaaaattattttaaatagaaaaaaaaaaggtaacctcCAAGATCTTGGTTGTATTTTCTTGCAGCAGTTTCCACTTGCTCCATGTGATGCAGACCCGCCTCAAGACAAGCCCCCAGACTGGTTCACCAGCTACCTGGAGACAGTGAGTATTCTCTCTGGCTTGGTTGTAGCAGCAGTATTGGCACAGGTGGAACGTGGAAGAAACAGAAAGCTGAACACAGATGCCGCTGTCTCTGGTGCGGGTGAATGAAGGGGGTAGCTAATAATTTCCAAATTAGAGCAGTTCCAGTCAAAAAAGCTCCTAACTTTTGCAATGATGTACCAGAAAAAGAGGGAGTTTAATTCTAAGGATGTAAGGGAAAGGGACAAATCTCTATGCTTGAGAAGGAAGAAGTTAGAAATTTACTCATCAAAAGGATTTCTTGGTATTTTCTTTGAACCAGTTTAGCTGTGGAAGGAATAGAGCTTCTTTTGCTATGTTTCTGTCCATTTGTTCAGTAGCTGTTAGCTGTTTATTATGTTCTTGTGTTATACAAGAAACAGTGAGGTTTCAGCTCTATTTGATATCTTCATGCTTTTTCCAGTAGTGGAGCTGAGGTTTGTTTTTCCCATCTTCTCCTCTGTATTCTAGTTCAGAGAGCAAGTGGTTAAAGAAACAGTTGAAAAGCTTGAACAGAAATTACATGAGAAGCTTGTCCTCCAGAACCCATCCTTGAGTTCCTGTCCCTCAGAAGTCTCGATGCCTACTTCAGAGGAAACAGTGTTTTTGCCAGAAAGCCAGTTCAACTGGCATATTGCTTGTAGCAACTGCCAAAGGAGGCTCGTTGGTGTGCGCTACCAGTGCAGGTAAGCAGTAACTTGGGAATAAATAGCTGTTAGTAGACCTGGGAGCAGACCTTCTTGGCATTCTGGGTAGGTAAAGGCAAATTGGGGGTACTCTGTCTCTGAGCATCAGACTTAGCAGCTCTAtaaccacaagaaaaaataaCTGTTTGAAGGATAACGATTCAGATTGTTGTGttcatatatacatttaaattaaCAGAGCCAGACAAAATTatgtttcctaaaataaaattatagatcaCCAAGGATTGTCTCCCTTTTGTTCCAAATGCTTTCATATCTTGCTTTCTCCCCTGTTGTCCTTTGAAGTAGGTATAGGTTAagtgttattatcctcattttagtaATTAGACATGGCATGGTCAGGTGACGTGCCCAGGTTACCACCTAGCTGGTAGTAGAGCAAATATGGAAGCCTGGTTTCATATCTCCCTACCTCAGGTATTCCTCACTGTGCCATTCTTTTCCCCACAGCGTATGCCCATCCTACAATATCTGTGAAGATTGTGAATCGGGGCCATATGCCCATGACTCCAACCATGTCCTGCTGAAGTTGCGGAGACCTGTTGTGGGTTCCTCTGAACCGTTCTGTCACTCAAGGTTCTCTACTCCTCGTCTTCCTGCTGCTCTAGAACAAGCCAGGTAAAACCACATGTTAATGGGATGCTTGTTCTCTGGTTGGCTTCTTGGTTCTGGTGACAGGGTATGAATCGCAAAACTACAAATAGTCTCCTTAGTTCTGCTCCTTTCCAAGTTGATGTGCAATGATGGGGACAGTAACACAAAGCTAATGAAATGGAAATGAGAACTATAGAAAGAAGTTAAGAAACTAAACTAGAAGCTGACACTGATGGAGACAACAAGTAACTCAAAATAGCTTCAAGATTTGTTTGTGAGGCTTGTTTTTTAAGACTTTGTTATCTTACAGGCTCCAGAAACAGGTTGACAAGAACTTTCTTAAAGCAGAAAAGCAAAGGTTGCGAGCTGAGAAGAAACAACGTAAAGCAGAGGTCAAGGAACTTAAAAAGCAGCTTAAACTCCATAGGAAGATTCATCTGTGGAATTCGATCCATGGACTCCAGAGCCCCAAGTCTCCTTTGGGTCGACCCGAGAGCCTGCTGCAGTCTAACACTCTGATGTAAGCCCAGAGCCAGGGTGGGATCCAAGCCCTCTAAAACTGGAACTTCAGCCAACTTCTGTCTTATTTTTGACAGCCAACAAATAACACCCAAACCCTTAAAACTTCCCCTTCTCTGATCCTAGTGTTCTTAAAGGGGTTTTGGTAGTTATTCTTGACACTTGCTTTGTTGCCTTCTTCAGAAAGATAGAAACCGGTCAAGTTCAGAACTGGGTGGTGTGAGCTCTTTTCACTGCAGGCAGTCTGGATTTGAAGCAAAAGAAGCCAATGTTTTAAGAGCCTAACTTTCAAGTTGTTTTATTTATGGACCCTTTTAGTTATCCTCCCTAGTGGCTTTTTCGCTCGGGAGTTCTCTGTCCTCTGTTTTTTGAGAATGTTTATTAGTGTTATTTTTAAGGCAGATGCATTAGTACATTCTCAAGAGTCCTGGTCAGCCACTCGAACCACAGTGTTGGATATTCAGAAGCCATCACACCCAACAGCAAGTGACTAAGTATCTGAATTTCTGTTCAGGCTCCCTTTGCAGCCCTGTGCCCCAGTTATGCCAACCTTCAGTGCAGCATTTGTGGATGAGAATTTGCCTGATGGGACTCACCTTCAGCCAGGAACCAAGTTTATCAAACACTGGAGGATGAAAAATACAGGAAATGTAAAGTGGAGTGCAGACACAAAGGTATTGTTTCCCACAGAATGTGAAGATGAAGTGATTTGAAGTGGCAGGGTGCTCAGCTGACAAGCTTTCTTTCTCTTGTCACTGTTCTTTTCAGCTCAAGTTCATGTGGGGAAACCTGACTTTGGCTTCTACAGAAAAGAAGGATGTTTTGGTTCCCTGCCTAAAGGCCGGCCATGTGGGAGTTGTGTCTGTGGAGTTCATTGCCCCAGCCTTGGAGGGAACATACACTTCCCACTGGCGTCTTTCTCACAAAGGCCAGCAGTTTGGCCCGCGGGTCTGGTGCAGCATCATAGTGGATCCTTTCCCCTCCGCAGAGAGCCCTGATAACATTGAAAAGGGTACGATCAGCTCAAGCAAAGCTGATGACCTCACCTGCCAGCAAGAGGTAAGCATTGGAAGGGGTGACTGAAACTAAGCCCACTCACAGCTGGTCATTCTTCCAGAAATCTGGAGAGGcttacttcttcctctccccccAACACACTGATATGCTGATATTGGGCCTAGTCCTCAGGCTGGTTTGTGTGTCCTTAGCATCTTGGTGTAGGCGTCTCTAAATGCTTTTGTATCTCTCTGTGATGATGCCTGGCTAGCCTCTTTGCTGCACGAGAGAAAGCAGGGCGGCCTAGCCTGGCCTGTGGAACTGCTGGACTGATGGCTTTGCTCCTTAACATTCACGTCTCTGGAATATCCCTTGTGTGTTCCCTAAATACTAATGAAGTCTTGCCCTGGTTGTTACTTGGTGCACGGTTTCTTTGGGCAACTTCCCTGTATTAGATACTTTTTTAGAGTGTTTACTGCTTAAATCTCCTTACCCAATGTTAATGTCCTGGCTTTAACTGTTATTACTATAATTGATCTAAGTTGTTGTCATTAGAGGAAGCTAGGTGAAGGGGGTAATGGGAACTctatgtactatttttgcaatttttctataagtctaaaattatatcaaaatcaaaagttttaaaatatgtagagGTGCAgcagtgtttttgttttatggCAGGCAGTTGTCAGCTTGCCTTTTGAGTTCTGTTGAGGGCCTAAAATTTGTTGCGATGGTTTGTCTCTATAGGAAGCTTTGCTTCTGGCTAAAGAAGAAATTCAACTTGGTGAAGCAGCTGAGCAGATGGAAGGGACAGAAACGTGTATCCCACAGAAGACAAAAAATGTTGCCAGTGAGAGGGAGCTCTACATCCCATCTGTGGACCTTCTGACTGCCCAGGTGGAAAATTGAGTAGTTTGTGAGGCAGGGGACAGAGAACATTGGGAAAAGAGTCTTACCTTATTGAAGAGAAGGTGGTATAGCCATCAGTGGTGCCCAGAAAGTTAGAGAAATGCCCGCTTTGAACTGGTTAGATGCGTTGAATGGCCAGGAGATCATCTGTGGAAGCAAGTTTCTAAACtaaatgtttcctcattgaattgGGAACTCAATCTCGTGCTTCCCCACAACTTCCCTATAGTTGCCTCTTCATTTCTGCTATCTGGTTCACCGTCACCCCCACTgcgttttctctttttcctgacaTTTGCTTATTTGAATGTCTAGTTCCCATTTAACTCTTCTTGTCTTCATTTGACTGGGGTGAGCCCTGAATTTGAACAGAGTTGAATCTAGGGTGATGTGGAACTTAATGGCCTGCAAGTCCCAGCAACATAAAACATGGCTCCAGCGTGCACTGTAAGTAGCCTaacattgcctttttttttttttttccaggaccTGCTGTCCTTTGAGCTGTTGGATATAAACATTGTCCAAGAGTTGGAGAGAGTGCCCCACAACACTCCTGTGGGTAAGAATGTCACTCAGTCCaccttgtttattttattaacagGCACAAAAGTACTGCGGCCTAGACTCGGGTAGTTAGGATTTTATTCTGAGGAGATGGATGGCAAGGATTTCTCCCACAATGTGATAGTAAAACTGCACCCATGGGTCCATTTTCCCTCTTCTCCCTGTTGTCTGTCAGAGGCAACAATACAAGTTCGTGCAAGGCTTCCTCACCGTAAAAGGACcctcttcttcatttttctctagacGTGTCTGTCCCTTTGTTCCTTTACATTCATGGTTCTGTGTCTGCCATGGCCTTCCAGGCCAAACAACTGTTTATGATCCTTCCTCTGTTGATTGATCTGTCCAAGATACTTGTGCACCTGATGGTCTGGAAAACTTCTTTACAACAGGCCTTGAAACACACCTGGGTTTGTTTTAGCCCTCTAGGAGGCAAGAAGCCTGTGAGCTGTTGCTTCTGGACACTGACTATTGATGATGGGGTGCTTTTTCTTGGTTGAttgttcttctgtcttcattctcCAGATATGACTCCCTGCATGTCTCCTCTGCCACATGACAGTCCTTTAATAGAGAAGCCAGGCTTGGGGCAGATACAGGAAGAGAGTGAAGGGCCGAGATTTAAAGCACTTCCTGGTAAGGGGTTAAATATTTGTGAAGTATTTGCGTCCTCCCCTTCCATACCACACCCTGGTTTTACGCATACCCTCTACTAACCTTACCTTAGCGCGTCAATGGGTTTTCTGTACCATCTCGTTTTTTGAAGTTTCCTCACCTTCACAGGGTACAGATAGCAGCTATTCTTGGCATAGTATCAGCATGGTACACAACTGGAGAAAGCTCCTCAGCACTTTAAACACTAAGTGCAGACAAGGTTGGTGTCTTTCAGATTCCACAGCATCAGTGAAGAGGAGGGCTGAGAACATtgcttcagtggaggaagcagaagATGACCTGAGTGGGACCCAGTTCGTGTGTGAGACTGTAATCCGATCGCTTACCTTGGATGCTGCCCCGGATCACAACCCACCTTGCAGACAGAAGTCCCTGCACAGTGAGTGTCCCTGCATTCCCCTACCCAGCAGGGTGCGCCTGAATTGTGATGGCCAGGTCTGAATACGTGGAAGTGCTCGTCTTCCCTCAGAGTGGAGGGTGGGTGACCTTTGTTAGACTTCGGATCGTGCTTGTTTCTTTAGACTCTGCGTATTCTACCTGACCGTTTTAATTATAGCATCAGGAGCAGAGCAGCCACCGTAACTCATTTCTGCATTTTCTCAGGGGCGGAATTACAGCTGCACGCCACAGAGGAACAGCAGCCAGTGGTGCTGCCTGGATTCTGCAGTAAGGAGTCTTCATGTAAGTTAACAGAGGTCCTCAGTAGAGACCCCCATTGGCAGCTGAGTTGTCTCCTTTCTCCAAGGGCAGCAGTCCAGGAAATGGTGGGCAGAAGCAGGAGTTCCAGACTAAGTTTCATAAGGTTGAATTATGCTGTGATGAATTCCTTTATAACGGAAATTTCTGGGTATTAGATAGGTAGAACTAATACCATGTATTTCAAGAACTGTCCAAAAATTTAATTTCTAGTGCATCAAAATAATATAGGAAAAGCTCTTGTATTTATTATAATGAAATTTGACCTATTTAAATATGATTTGTCTCACTTTTGtttcaaatatacacatatatatttttcacatttgtgcACAAATGCATAACAAAGTCTGGAAGGACTTACACCAAAATGTTCACAGTAGTTATGTCTGATAGGTTTATATTTCCACCCCCCCATCCATGTTTTGCCAATTTTCTGCCATGACTACACGTTACTttgcaaagaagaggaagaaagtagCATGCAGTCCTGCAGTACTCACCAcctaacattttctctttttgcagCTCTGTTAGCTAGTATGTCAGTTTTGATTTGAACCCTATCTCAGGATATTAACCATCATGTGAAGAGGAAAAGGGACAGGGCCTCCTTGTTTTAAGATTATCGTGCTGCTCAGGAGCCTGGATGTTTCTGCCTACTTGTTTGTGTGCGCTTAGGTTCTATCCAGCTTTGCATGGGCTTCAAGAGACTTAGAATATGGCCATGACTGTGGGTCCAGCGGCAGCCCTTCCCTGTGGTTTGTCCCTCTCCTCTGGCTTTCATAATTGTAGCTCATGACTCATAAGGCTTTACCAAGTAAGGGTAGTACCAGGGGCTGCTTTTAGCTTATACCTTAAAATTGGTTGCTTCATCCTTTAGTGAAATTTGCCTCACCTGAAGAGGGACCACTTGGAGATGAGAGGGAGGAGATTGTCCATATCGCTGAGGAAGAAGCTGtcgtggaggaagaggaggatgagctCAAAGATGAAGTTCAGAGTCAGTCGTCTGCTTCTTCAGAGGATTACATCATCATCCTGCCTGAGTGCTTTGACACCAGCCGCCCGCTGGGGGACTCCATGTACAGCTCTGCGCTTTCACAGCCAGGCGTGGAGCGAGGGGCTGAAGGCGAGCCTGGGGTTGAGGCTAGGCAGGAACCACGCCAGGTTGgggagagaccccctggagggGAGAACCAGCTGCCGGGGCAGAGCATCAGTGCCATCCTCGTGACCTCACAGACTCTGGACACAGTGCCCCTGACCCCAGAGGTGGTGGGGCCTCCACCACAGCTGCCCAGGTACCATCCACATTCCCCTTAGCTGGGCTGTTTTTCAGAAGTAGAATAAAGAGAAGAATCAACTTGATCTCAAAACCTATTTTCTTGTCAGCAGAGGAAGAGACTATTTCCCATGGTAAAGTCTGAATTTAGATGAATAAAAGTTGAACTTCCCGGTATTTATGGATTCTGGATTTAAAGAAATACTTGTTTTAGTTAACCTTAATTATCTGAGTATAATATGTCTACCTAAGTTTTTATCGTTGAGAGCCAGTTTTTAAACACAAACATCCCTGGACCCTCCCTCCCTGTTTTGTTGATTCATGGGCAAAGTCAGCAAAAACTCATTCTCTTATTAACCCAAAGTAGAATTAGGAAGTTTAATCCATTATGggaaaaaatatactataaaaccagatggaaattatttttgcttttctactGGATCTGTCTGTGTCATCGCTCTCTCATAGTATGGGAAATAGTGGAGCCTTGACTATACTTTAAGCTGTTCTCCCAGGGAGCGAGACATTTCCCTTCATCAGCACCACCTGACATGGGGGCAAGTGACCAGACTGAAGCCAGTCTTTCCAGCTTGACTGTGGCTGAAAAGGAAAACCAGAAGTAGAATGAGCCCTTCTCACCTGATCCCTAAATTCAGACATGTGATCTGGATCAGAAATGTGAAGACTGTAGAGAAATTGACATTGCCTTGctgtgtttactgtttctctACTGTTACCATAGGTTCCTTTGAGACTTACTTTCAACGTTGTGTCTTTCTGAAAGGAGCCCTCCTTATGGACAGCATCATGGTTCCCCAGGAGTGGATTTGCCGGTTACCATACCAGAAGTTTCTTCAGTCCCTGATCAGATCAGAGGTAACAACCAGCCTGAGCTTCATCTCTTTTTCTATGCTCCTTTCTAATGGAAACCAGGTATAAATAGGCACTCTATCTTTGTGATTCTTGGCAGTTTTTATAAACTTGCCCTTTCACTCTGTCTGTGCTCCACTCTCATGCTCTTTTTGCTATTCTCTAGcttagtatttattaaatgagaCCTCATAGAGGTTGGCATTGTGCTGTAGTGGGTAGAACACTGGCTTTGGAGCCAGCCCAGTCTGggttccagctccagctccacctTTCCTCACTGTGTGAGCTTGCACTGGTTCAGCAGGTTTCTAACACCTGTagctctgtttccttatctgcaaaacaaGGAGAATAGCACCTTGAATTTGTGAGTAAACCATCAAAGTCACttcccactcttcctcaaaaaacaaaacctaaaagTACTTAAGAACTAATCAGTGTGATGGGATtatagaattaatttttgtgattcAATAAACAGTCACCTTGCATTGCATTCTGGACAGTTTTTCCTTGTCACTTACTTAAGCAACCTGCaaaatttcccaaatattaaaaaaaaaaaaaagactttaaacaaTGTGATCAGATTGCCACTTGCCTCAAAAATAGCCTTGCTGTGAGAGTTAGGAAACTCTAGGTGCTTACGGATGCTGCATCTAACCTATAGCTCTTTTGCTTTTAGAGCCCAGAGGCTCGTCAGGACTTGTAAACAGCAGGCAGAAGAGCTGTGACCACTCAAGGTAACTGGACCTTGTCTAGCCTCTTCAGAAGCAGATGGATATCCTAGTATTGCTTCTGCTTAAATGAGCCTCTCAGAGCGTGTGCCACTTCAGAGAGCAGCAGAGAGCCATCATTCCTTCTTGTTCTTATTTCTCCTAAAGCTTGTGAGCAACACTGAGGGCTAAAGTTGATGTTGAAGAGTGTTCACATTCCATAGACCAGAAAGAAGTGCCCTCAAATTCAGCTCACCCTTTGTACcaggggagaaggcaggaaggTCAAGCCCACCAAGTGCATCTTGGTAACTTTTTCTTAAACACAtctgcctctctgctcccactcatCTCAGAGCAGTGTCAAGGTGGGCTTCCTCCTACAGTGTCCAGAAAAGCACATTTCCTTTGGGAGGTGTTTTCCTCTGAGATGATTATGGAGCAGATAGACTGCCAATACCCCACTGTGCCTTTGACCACATTAATTTTCAGCTGGGACTGAAAGTTGGCATGCTAACCAGAGTGGAGTGTTATCTGCAGTGCCTATATGTTGTGGCAGTAGAGCTGGGCCTTACATCAAACCAAGATTTATAACTATAAAACTGATATGAAAACAATcgcattctcttttttttatatatatataattttatttatttatttatttactttcccccaaagccccagtagatagttgtatgtcatagctgcacatccttctagttgctgtatgtgggacacggcctcagcatggtcggagaagcgatgcgtcggtgcgcgcccaggatccgaacccgggccgccagcagcggagcacatgcacttaaccgctaagccacggggccagcccaacattctctttttatatctgatttttttctcaaggaaatctcattttctttcacAGATTAGATTATCTTGTAGGAAAATAATGGTTTATGTTTCTTtagggagataattaggttttcCTCCACAGGTACCACCACCATGGGAACAGCATTGCCGGAGGACTGGTGAAGGGGGCTTTGTCTGTTGCTGCCTCTGCATACAAGGCCTTGTTTGCCGGGCCACCAGTCACCGCACAGGTCAGTGTATGTCTTATTTTCCTGAACCAAATCCAAGTCACCGATGAAAACTATGGCATCTGTCTAGGTTGGAGAGTAGCATGGCATTGTAGAAAGCATGAGCTCTAGGTTTAGTCTTTGGTTAACACACAGCTCTGCCACTCtctagctgtatgactttggcCAAATTCCTTaagggaggaaagggaaagacCTAATGTTtgttgaggacctactgtgtgtgGGGAGCCCTTCCAGGTGCCGGCGctacaagatgaataagacaccaGTTCCTGCTCAAAGACGTGGGAAACAAGCAAGGTAAACAGACGTTTACAGTGCAGTGTAAGAAACTGTGCCGGTGTTCTCAGACAGGTGGAACCCCTCAGCCTGGGTGTTGGCTGTGGGTGGGACCAGGGAAGGATTCCTTGTAGATGATGCCTGAACTGAGTCCTAACGGACAAAACAAGTGTCCACCAGGAAGAAGGGATAGGAAGCATTGTAGACAGAGAGTAGCCATTAAAAAGACTTGGAAATGCAAGCCTGGAAGGTGAATTTGGGCTGAGAAGAATAAGAAGAGAAAAGACCAACTGTGTAGGTGGGGTGGTGTGTTAAgtggtttggattttattttatggcTCGTGGGAGGAGCCATTGAAGAGTTCTAGGGAAGTAAttaacatgatcagatttgttcTTAGTAAAATAACTCCACTATAGTGTGGAGGCTGATAGAGCCAGTAAAGAAATCCTTTTGAGAATCCATATATAGATAGGAAAGAAAGttagaagagaaataaagagagagaaatagtaGACCTTGGGGACCATGGTTAAGTGGCTAGAAACAAGTCAAGGATAAATCCCAGGTTTCTTGCTCAGGCAATTGATAGTACCATTCATTAAGAGAGGCTACAGGAAGGAGGATATATTTGGGCAGGAGGTCAGTTTGGGATAGTGTTGAATTTGAGGCTCATCCAGGTAAAGTTATCCAGAGTGCAGTTGGATATGTACATGTGGCTCACACGGGAGAGATGTGGCCTGGAGATAAAGTCACTTCTATACAGGTTAGAGCAAGAGCCATGTGATTGGATGAGATTTTCCAGAAAGGAATGGGTAAAGCAAGAAGCAGCCTTGAAAGATCATGGAAAGAAGGAGAGCTTTGCCAAAAAGACTGAGAACTAGGTGGAATGAGGGGAGAGTTCTGTGCTGGAGCTTAAGGAAGGGACTTTTAATGAGGAGGGCATGGCCAAGTGTCAGATGTGGCAGAGAAGTGTGAACGGGTCGAGAGGACTTTGAGAGTGCAAGTATGCCTCACTTTGAAGCAGCCGGACTACAGAGAAAATAGGATACGTAAGGCAGAGGGAGACATCTGTAAAGGTGGGTGAGCCAGTAGCGAAGGAGGTTAACAATCAAGATGAGAGAGGATAATTCATCGAAAAACATTTCTGAGGTGGTAAGAGGTAATGAGATACGAAGCAAAGTACATGTGGAAGGATTCACCTAGAAAGGAAGATAGAtatttattctgaaataaaagGGAAGAAGGGAACAGTGGAATTAGGTATAGAGGGAAATACTAGAGATTGCTCAACACATTTACATACTTTCTCATCTTAATCTCCTCAACAACCCTGCAAAATAGGAGGTATTCTGTATCTCCATTTTCATAAATAAGGGAATTGATACTCAACACAATTGGTAAGTAAACTTAAGAGTTAGGATATTCCGAGGATTTAGGAAGGTTATGTGTTATCCCAGGGCTTGGCACAAAGAGGGACGTAAATCAA is a genomic window containing:
- the NBR1 gene encoding next to BRCA1 gene 1 protein isoform X2, producing the protein MLDSPRGDSSRAGGERSLRWPPAAPPGGGKLPHSMEPQVTLNVTFKNEPQSFLVSDPENTTWADVEAMVKVLFDLNTIQIKYLDEENEEVSINSQGEYEEALKMAVKQGNQLQMQVHEACGVGDEASPRVVAKQRPGVRAGKKPLAHYSSLVRVLGSDMKTPEEPAAQFPLAPCDADPPQDKPPDWFTSYLETFREQVVKETVEKLEQKLHEKLVLQNPSLSSCPSEVSMPTSEETVFLPESQFNWHIACSNCQRRLVGVRYQCSVCPSYNICEDCESGPYAHDSNHVLLKLRRPVVGSSEPFCHSRFSTPRLPAALEQARLQKQVDKNFLKAEKQRLRAEKKQRKAEVKELKKQLKLHRKIHLWNSIHGLQSPKSPLGRPESLLQSNTLMLPLQPCAPVMPTFSAAFVDENLPDGTHLQPGTKFIKHWRMKNTGNVKWSADTKLKFMWGNLTLASTEKKDVLVPCLKAGHVGVVSVEFIAPALEGTYTSHWRLSHKGQQFGPRVWCSIIVDPFPSAESPDNIEKGTISSSKADDLTCQQEEALLLAKEEIQLGEAAEQMEGTETCIPQKTKNVASERELYIPSVDLLTAQDLLSFELLDINIVQELERVPHNTPVDMTPCMSPLPHDSPLIEKPGLGQIQEESEGPRFKALPDSTASVKRRAENIASVEEAEDDLSGTQFVCETVIRSLTLDAAPDHNPPCRQKSLHRAELQLHATEEQQPVVLPGFCSKESSLKFASPEEGPLGDEREEIVHIAEEEAVVEEEEDELKDEVQSQSSASSEDYIIILPECFDTSRPLGDSMYSSALSQPGVERGAEGEPGVEARQEPRQVGERPPGGENQLPGQSISAILVTSQTLDTVPLTPEVVGPPPQLPRSPPYGQHHGSPGVDLPVTIPEVSSVPDQIREPRGSSGLVNSRQKSCDHSRYHHHGNSIAGGLVKGALSVAASAYKALFAGPPVTAQPIVSEDQTAALMAHLFEMGFCDRQLNLRLLKKHNYNILQVVTELLQVSNNDWYSHRY